One Spirochaeta africana DSM 8902 genomic window carries:
- a CDS encoding ferredoxin-thioredoxin reductase catalytic domain-containing protein, giving the protein MRKKDLPDVHRFVTSVAAKQGWAVNPDQEFLQTVEKGLQQNYNRHGYFLCPCRDGDGEREADRDIICPCIYNIPDQQEYGHCFCGLFLSPDFAASGKPVQQIPERRPDPSEEDTE; this is encoded by the coding sequence ATGCGCAAAAAGGACCTTCCGGATGTACACCGCTTTGTGACCAGTGTGGCTGCCAAGCAGGGGTGGGCGGTCAATCCCGACCAGGAATTCCTGCAGACCGTAGAGAAGGGGCTGCAGCAGAACTATAACCGCCATGGTTATTTCCTGTGCCCCTGTCGCGATGGCGACGGCGAGCGGGAAGCAGATCGCGACATTATCTGCCCCTGTATTTACAACATCCCCGATCAGCAGGAATACGGCCACTGTTTCTGCGGCCTTTTTCTGTCGCCGGATTTTGCGGCCTCCGGCAAGCCGGTTCAGCAGATTCCGGAACGCCGCCCCGATCCGTCCGAAGAGGATACAGAGTAA
- a CDS encoding glutaredoxin family protein yields MTTSVDTVAVEGDRSDKDLIVYALSTCAFCRKAMDFLSEHGFGYSYVYLDELELETKRSLKADLKARFKKLPVFPILVIDDDEALSGFVEARWKEALGIED; encoded by the coding sequence ATGACTACATCAGTAGATACGGTTGCCGTGGAAGGCGATCGCTCAGATAAAGACCTGATTGTGTACGCGCTGTCGACCTGCGCGTTCTGCCGCAAAGCAATGGATTTTCTGTCGGAACACGGGTTTGGCTACTCCTACGTGTACCTCGATGAACTGGAGCTGGAGACCAAGCGAAGCCTGAAGGCCGATCTCAAGGCGCGGTTCAAGAAACTGCCGGTATTTCCGATTCTGGTAATCGACGATGACGAGGCCCTGTCGGGTTTTGTCGAGGCCCGCTGGAAAGAAGCCCTGGGTATAGAGGATTGA
- a CDS encoding formate--tetrahydrofolate ligase: MKTDGQIAAESPLQSMQQIGAQLGLTPEELIPYGRTVAKVDVEALRSRLGGFDSPKARYINVTAITPTPFGEGKTTTSVALTQGLGRIGKRSAATLRQPSMGPTFGIKGGAAGGGYSQVIPMEAMNLHLTGDIHAISAAHNLLAAGIDARIYHEDRWSDAFFERKGLHKLNIDPGAVAWRRVVDISDRGLRNVITGLGDRADGPMRQTGFDITVASELMAILALARSLPDLRERIGRIIPAWSRKGDPITADDFGAAGAMAALLKDAFQPNLLQTIEGQPVLVHAGPFANIAHGNSSIVADDVARSLADYVITEAGFAADIGFEKFCNIKCRTSGQVPDAVVLVATVRALKYHGGGAGLTPGKKIPAEYETENVELVRTGCANLAAHIRNVRSFGLPVVVAINAFPTDTAAEREVIRQEAMAAGARDAVVHTGFADGGRGTEALAEAVVAACDEADAASFRFSYELSDSIEDKLRALATGLYGADDIEIQPAAAARIKQFSELGHDKLPVCVAKTHLSISHDPKRRGAPAGYVFPIRDLRLSAGAGFLYALAGDIRTMPGLPSRPGFMDIDLDPRTGGIIGLS; the protein is encoded by the coding sequence ATGAAAACCGACGGCCAAATCGCCGCAGAGTCCCCACTCCAGTCAATGCAGCAGATCGGAGCGCAGCTCGGGCTGACCCCCGAAGAGCTTATCCCCTACGGCCGCACCGTAGCCAAGGTGGATGTCGAGGCTCTGCGCAGCCGGCTGGGCGGCTTTGACAGCCCCAAGGCGCGCTACATAAATGTTACCGCCATTACCCCGACCCCGTTTGGCGAGGGAAAGACCACGACATCGGTAGCACTGACCCAGGGGCTTGGCCGGATCGGCAAGCGCTCAGCAGCTACCCTGCGGCAGCCCTCGATGGGGCCGACCTTCGGAATCAAGGGCGGCGCTGCCGGGGGCGGATACAGCCAGGTAATCCCGATGGAGGCGATGAACCTCCACCTTACCGGCGATATCCATGCAATATCAGCAGCCCACAACCTGCTGGCCGCCGGCATCGACGCCCGCATCTACCATGAGGATCGCTGGAGCGATGCCTTTTTCGAACGCAAGGGGCTGCACAAACTGAATATCGATCCCGGTGCCGTGGCCTGGCGGCGCGTGGTTGACATCAGTGACCGCGGGCTGCGCAACGTCATTACCGGCCTGGGCGACCGCGCCGACGGCCCGATGCGCCAGACCGGGTTTGATATCACGGTTGCCAGCGAGCTGATGGCTATCCTGGCCCTGGCACGTTCGCTGCCGGATTTGCGCGAGCGTATTGGCCGGATAATCCCGGCCTGGTCGCGAAAGGGCGACCCCATCACGGCCGACGACTTTGGCGCCGCTGGTGCCATGGCCGCCCTGCTCAAGGACGCCTTCCAGCCAAACCTGCTGCAGACCATCGAGGGGCAGCCTGTACTGGTCCATGCCGGCCCGTTTGCCAACATCGCCCACGGCAACTCATCGATTGTGGCCGATGATGTGGCCCGTTCGCTGGCCGACTATGTGATAACCGAGGCGGGGTTTGCGGCTGACATCGGGTTTGAAAAGTTCTGCAATATCAAGTGCCGCACCTCCGGGCAGGTTCCGGATGCCGTGGTGCTGGTGGCCACTGTGCGGGCGCTGAAATACCATGGCGGGGGTGCCGGTCTGACCCCCGGCAAGAAGATCCCGGCAGAGTACGAGACCGAGAATGTCGAGCTGGTCCGTACCGGCTGCGCCAACCTGGCGGCCCACATCCGCAATGTGCGCTCGTTCGGCCTCCCGGTGGTGGTCGCCATCAATGCCTTTCCCACCGATACTGCTGCCGAACGAGAGGTCATTCGGCAGGAGGCCATGGCCGCCGGGGCGCGGGATGCAGTAGTCCACACCGGGTTTGCCGATGGCGGACGCGGCACCGAGGCCCTGGCCGAGGCGGTGGTTGCCGCCTGTGACGAGGCCGATGCCGCCTCTTTCCGCTTCAGCTACGAACTGAGCGACTCGATCGAGGACAAGCTGCGTGCCCTGGCAACCGGACTGTACGGCGCAGATGACATCGAGATACAGCCGGCCGCCGCGGCCCGCATCAAGCAGTTCAGCGAGCTCGGTCATGACAAGCTGCCGGTGTGCGTTGCCAAGACCCATCTCTCGATCAGTCATGATCCGAAGCGTCGCGGAGCCCCTGCCGGCTACGTCTTCCCGATTCGTGACCTGCGCCTGAGCGCCGGTGCCGGTTTTCTGTATGCACTTGCCGGTGATATACGCACTATGCCGGGGCTGCCGAGCCGCCCCGGGTTTATGGATATTGACCTGGACCCCCGTACCGGTGGCATTATAGGTCTCTCGTAA
- a CDS encoding PAS domain-containing sensor histidine kinase, protein MANGTNSSQTAAPGSADRLYKIIESTPVGICITDKGGIFEYVNPTYCRLYGYSESELVGNHFTMVVPEGNRDYLSQLHDDFMQQTVELRGEWAVQRRDGSIMNILADASYILDVDNEPKKVTFVMDITRRKQMEVELERTVSQLNQEIEERKQLERTKDEVEKMMRHDLRNPLNAILIATQLLMSHDLDEQQRGLVNMIQDSGQKLNYMISSSIDFIRMEEGTYHLKPRRLRVTDLVRTVMQETLPAREASEVTVSLLLDGAPMPGDAGCALEGERIHLENLFSNLLRNAIEASPQGSEVVWETLDRGDSLEFRIHNEGVIPLEIRSEFFKRFSTSGKRNGTGLGTHIAKLITSAHGGTIRFETGLEQGTTLFVELPVQQPLDESSEDFFYRSAGQTG, encoded by the coding sequence ATGGCTAATGGTACCAATTCAAGCCAGACCGCTGCTCCCGGCAGTGCCGATCGGCTCTATAAAATTATTGAATCTACTCCTGTGGGTATCTGTATTACCGATAAAGGCGGGATTTTTGAGTATGTGAACCCGACCTACTGCCGGCTGTATGGCTACAGCGAGTCCGAGCTGGTCGGCAATCATTTTACCATGGTGGTCCCGGAGGGAAATCGCGACTACCTGTCACAGCTGCATGACGACTTCATGCAGCAAACGGTCGAGCTGCGCGGTGAGTGGGCGGTGCAGCGGCGGGATGGCAGCATCATGAATATCCTGGCCGATGCATCCTACATCCTGGATGTCGACAATGAACCCAAAAAGGTGACCTTTGTCATGGATATCACCCGGCGCAAGCAGATGGAGGTGGAGCTGGAGCGCACTGTGTCACAGCTCAATCAGGAGATAGAGGAGCGCAAGCAGCTTGAGCGGACCAAGGACGAGGTGGAGAAGATGATGCGCCACGATCTGCGTAATCCGCTGAATGCGATTCTGATCGCCACCCAGCTGCTGATGAGCCACGATCTTGACGAGCAGCAGCGGGGACTGGTGAACATGATCCAGGACTCCGGGCAGAAACTGAACTACATGATCAGCAGCTCCATCGATTTTATCCGTATGGAGGAAGGAACCTATCATCTGAAGCCGCGACGCCTGCGGGTGACCGATCTGGTGCGCACCGTTATGCAGGAAACCCTGCCGGCGCGAGAAGCCAGCGAGGTAACGGTTTCGCTGTTGCTGGACGGCGCGCCCATGCCGGGTGATGCTGGTTGTGCCCTGGAGGGTGAACGTATCCACCTGGAGAATCTGTTCTCGAATCTGCTGCGCAACGCTATCGAGGCCAGCCCGCAAGGCAGCGAGGTTGTATGGGAGACCCTGGATCGCGGCGACAGCCTGGAGTTTCGCATCCACAACGAAGGGGTGATCCCGCTGGAGATTCGCTCCGAGTTTTTCAAGCGATTCTCCACCAGCGGCAAGCGCAACGGTACCGGGCTGGGTACGCATATTGCAAAGCTGATTACCAGCGCACATGGCGGCACTATACGCTTCGAAACCGGACTGGAGCAGGGTACCACCCTGTTTGTGGAGCTGCCGGTACAGCAGCCGCTGGATGAGTCTTCCGAAGACTTTTTCTATAGATCTGCCGGCCAGACCGGGTAA
- a CDS encoding SDR family NAD(P)-dependent oxidoreductase — MNHRSPHIRQFAVVTGASAGLGRALAVEAASRGYRCILIARSSEGLHATADTIRASAPAGHWADCPVVLPLDLLSDSTAAADAILDACRLAGGHDRTGEPSIGLLINNAGMATQGVFAASPPAAVAAQLQLNLCTAVLLTRLLLPYIPAGGRILNISSTAGLCPGPGMAVYYATKAGLTSWSRALAVELRMRPVTVTTFCPGPLRTGFVAKAGVENRGYLRSAPTAEAAAAAAMRRAMGAGGMLVYPGRFRLLAALQHLVPQRLAIALVYREQRRRGVQFEQTAAPGGAGVV, encoded by the coding sequence ATGAACCACCGCTCACCGCATATCCGCCAGTTTGCTGTTGTTACCGGCGCCTCTGCCGGTCTCGGCCGAGCACTGGCGGTAGAAGCCGCCAGTCGGGGGTATCGCTGTATTCTGATTGCCCGCTCGAGCGAGGGGCTGCATGCCACCGCCGATACCATCCGGGCCTCCGCACCGGCGGGTCACTGGGCCGATTGTCCGGTAGTACTGCCGCTTGATCTGCTGAGTGACAGCACTGCCGCTGCCGATGCCATTCTGGATGCCTGCCGTCTGGCAGGCGGGCATGACCGCACCGGTGAGCCCAGCATTGGACTGCTGATCAACAATGCCGGCATGGCGACCCAGGGGGTGTTTGCTGCCAGCCCACCGGCTGCTGTCGCGGCACAGCTGCAGCTCAACCTCTGCACTGCGGTGCTGCTGACACGCCTGCTGCTCCCGTATATCCCGGCCGGCGGGCGGATCCTGAACATCTCCAGCACTGCCGGATTATGCCCGGGACCAGGCATGGCGGTGTATTATGCCACCAAGGCCGGGCTGACCAGCTGGAGCCGGGCCCTGGCGGTGGAGCTGAGGATGCGCCCGGTTACGGTGACCACCTTCTGCCCGGGGCCGCTGCGCACGGGGTTTGTTGCCAAGGCCGGGGTTGAGAACCGCGGCTATCTCCGTTCCGCACCAACCGCCGAGGCTGCCGCAGCTGCGGCAATGCGTCGGGCGATGGGGGCTGGCGGCATGCTGGTCTATCCCGGCAGGTTCCGGCTGCTGGCAGCCCTGCAGCATCTGGTTCCGCAGCGGCTGGCAATTGCCCTGGTGTATCGTGAGCAGCGGCGGCGTGGGGTACAGTTCGAGCAGACGGCAGCCCCTGGCGGAGCGGGCGTCGTATGA
- a CDS encoding alpha/beta hydrolase — MMILFGCASSPSGPEVPPPRFTREDFLPLSQHAPAFPTTANELDAELFLAYREFYGLAPGGSTHRVGWIPATQQQLFLQQWMPCAPAGPDSAGHPVPAILILHGYLEHAGPMAPLINHLLGAGWPVASLDLPGHGLSGGERGWIGDFAEYADALEAAVAALQLPPEQPLVLIGHSTGASAIIEYLYRDNGAVDLAILLAPLVRSSQWNLSRVGMTLSGPLPLRRIAGSPQSGTENPYYLQLAELDPLRSQHVNLEWVRALLRWDERNRGYPPLEVPALVIQACKDRVLDNAYNDSYLRERLPQARFRRIRRAHHNLHHEQGVNLRLLLQAVEAAITATTGAVACED; from the coding sequence ATGATGATTCTTTTCGGCTGTGCCAGCAGCCCTTCCGGTCCCGAGGTTCCTCCCCCGCGCTTCACCCGGGAGGATTTTCTGCCGCTGAGTCAGCACGCCCCCGCCTTTCCGACAACTGCAAATGAACTGGATGCAGAGCTGTTTCTGGCCTACCGGGAGTTCTACGGGCTGGCGCCCGGGGGCAGCACTCACCGCGTGGGGTGGATACCCGCCACACAGCAGCAGCTGTTCCTGCAGCAGTGGATGCCGTGCGCCCCTGCCGGGCCGGATTCAGCAGGGCACCCCGTGCCGGCAATCCTGATCCTGCATGGATATCTCGAACATGCCGGCCCGATGGCTCCGCTGATCAATCATTTGCTGGGCGCAGGCTGGCCGGTTGCCAGCCTTGACCTGCCGGGGCATGGCCTGTCCGGCGGAGAGCGCGGCTGGATTGGTGATTTCGCCGAGTATGCCGATGCCCTGGAGGCAGCGGTGGCCGCACTGCAGCTGCCGCCCGAGCAGCCGCTGGTGCTCATCGGACACAGCACCGGGGCATCGGCCATCATCGAGTACCTCTATCGGGACAACGGAGCCGTCGACCTGGCGATTCTGCTGGCACCGCTGGTGCGCAGCAGCCAGTGGAACCTGTCACGTGTCGGGATGACCCTGAGCGGGCCCTTGCCGCTGCGCCGGATAGCCGGCTCGCCTCAGTCCGGTACCGAGAACCCGTACTATCTGCAGCTGGCTGAACTGGACCCCCTGCGCAGCCAGCACGTCAACCTGGAATGGGTGCGGGCCCTGCTGCGCTGGGATGAACGCAACCGGGGCTATCCCCCGCTGGAGGTGCCTGCCCTGGTGATACAGGCCTGCAAGGATCGTGTACTGGATAATGCCTACAACGACAGCTATCTTCGCGAGCGTCTGCCGCAAGCCCGATTCCGACGCATCCGCAGGGCTCACCACAACCTGCATCATGAACAGGGCGTCAATCTCCGGCTGCTGCTCCAGGCTGTAGAGGCCGCGATTACCGCGACTACAGGTGCAGTCGCTTGCGAAGATTGA
- the mvk gene encoding mevalonate kinase produces MIGWGTGYGKLLLFGEHAAVHGHPAVGLAMPLETQVWIGTNPPETRLDARSRSFQLGSWQIHGMLPQHHQVFGELWKRLLQEVPAIGSAPTRGDKLHTDLPRQAVITSSVPYEMGFGSSGSLSTALVQAGSRYAGTEASAEWLWTAANSLEQVFHGTPSGIDTGLAVFGGCQGFLRKADQAGLPRRIPLQRPQLPLLVGSIPRTRTTRQLVAAVHQRLADEPHRTKGLLQELGNYADSAITHIQDTTATPPFIGRLASQAQVALGALGVSTAELDTLFSELEQLGALGSKLSGAGGGGAFFAVFADNSQLEQATVEISRRLTSRFGQENCYVQMLHA; encoded by the coding sequence ATGATAGGCTGGGGCACCGGATACGGCAAGCTGCTGCTGTTTGGCGAACACGCGGCGGTCCACGGACACCCGGCGGTAGGGCTGGCCATGCCGTTGGAAACCCAGGTCTGGATCGGGACCAATCCCCCCGAGACCAGACTGGATGCGCGATCGCGTTCTTTTCAGCTTGGATCCTGGCAGATTCACGGTATGCTGCCGCAACATCATCAGGTTTTTGGCGAACTCTGGAAGCGACTGCTGCAGGAGGTCCCGGCGATCGGCTCTGCGCCGACACGCGGGGATAAGCTTCATACCGATCTGCCGCGTCAGGCGGTAATCACCTCCAGCGTCCCCTACGAGATGGGATTTGGCTCATCGGGATCGCTGTCCACTGCCCTGGTGCAGGCAGGCAGTCGCTATGCCGGTACCGAGGCGTCTGCCGAGTGGCTGTGGACCGCCGCCAACAGCCTTGAGCAGGTATTCCACGGAACCCCCAGTGGCATAGATACCGGGCTGGCGGTATTCGGGGGCTGCCAGGGGTTTCTGCGCAAGGCCGATCAGGCCGGCCTGCCGCGTCGTATCCCCCTGCAGCGCCCCCAGTTGCCGCTGCTGGTCGGTTCCATTCCTCGTACCCGCACAACCCGGCAGCTGGTCGCTGCGGTGCACCAGCGCCTGGCAGATGAACCACACCGGACCAAAGGGCTGCTGCAGGAGCTGGGGAACTACGCAGACAGCGCCATCACCCATATACAGGACACAACCGCTACCCCGCCGTTCATCGGCAGGCTCGCCAGCCAGGCCCAGGTCGCCCTGGGAGCCCTCGGGGTATCGACCGCCGAACTGGATACACTGTTTTCGGAACTCGAACAGCTGGGAGCTCTGGGCAGCAAGCTCAGCGGTGCCGGCGGCGGGGGGGCTTTCTTTGCGGTGTTTGCCGATAATTCACAGCTTGAGCAGGCGACAGTGGAGATCTCCCGGCGGCTGACAAGCCGGTTCGGTCAGGAGAACTGTTATGTCCAGATGCTGCACGCTTAG
- a CDS encoding phosphomevalonate kinase, whose product MSRVVFTVPASFLLTGEYFVTEPGQPGLAIAADPCATVLIEPAQTLCFRSSWGSSAGSGADISWGSSAGNGPGSNSACNAPQQITADDSPLLAAVLDEWQQAVGSLADLHWPAAAGRTAPLQGARITVDTGRFFHADGSKRGFGSSAAACVGFCTALAWLHPNSRSFDRRRITGIAVQAHRRFQGGRGSGYDVTAAVYGGAGLFTGGDCPDWEPLPQLLPLLSPLWLLNTEPVSTPQSILGYSGFRHRHPARCEQLRQRNVLLHRQLAELCDTPRPSAADLLQLLSRARDIGIELGREIGVPAEPSGTLIQQLHEVPLVKAVGAGSETLMVFGHPRRPAPAAEPLLPLPAGTPLPSSLHPEEP is encoded by the coding sequence ATGAGCAGGGTTGTGTTTACGGTTCCCGCTTCCTTCCTGCTGACCGGGGAGTACTTTGTGACCGAGCCGGGCCAGCCAGGGCTGGCTATCGCCGCCGACCCCTGTGCGACCGTACTCATCGAGCCGGCGCAAACCCTGTGTTTTCGCAGCAGTTGGGGCAGCAGCGCGGGCAGCGGTGCGGACATCAGCTGGGGCAGCAGCGCGGGCAACGGCCCAGGCAGCAACAGTGCATGTAACGCCCCCCAGCAGATTACCGCCGACGACAGCCCGCTGCTGGCGGCGGTTCTGGATGAGTGGCAGCAGGCGGTCGGAAGCCTGGCTGATCTGCACTGGCCGGCAGCGGCTGGCCGAACCGCTCCCCTGCAGGGGGCCCGCATTACCGTGGATACTGGCAGATTCTTTCATGCCGACGGCAGCAAGCGCGGATTCGGTTCCAGTGCTGCCGCATGCGTCGGGTTCTGCACCGCCCTGGCATGGCTGCACCCGAACAGCCGCAGTTTCGACCGTCGGCGGATTACCGGGATTGCAGTGCAGGCACACCGTCGCTTCCAGGGAGGACGCGGCAGCGGCTACGATGTAACCGCGGCGGTGTACGGTGGTGCAGGACTGTTTACCGGCGGCGACTGCCCCGACTGGGAACCACTGCCTCAGCTGCTGCCGCTTTTATCACCACTATGGCTGCTGAACACCGAACCGGTATCCACCCCGCAATCGATTCTCGGCTACAGCGGTTTCCGGCATCGCCACCCGGCGCGCTGTGAGCAGCTGCGGCAGCGTAACGTGCTGCTGCACCGTCAGCTGGCCGAACTCTGCGACACGCCCCGCCCCTCGGCAGCAGACCTCTTGCAGCTGCTATCCCGGGCACGGGATATCGGCATCGAACTGGGAAGGGAAATCGGTGTACCGGCCGAGCCTTCAGGCACACTGATACAGCAGCTGCACGAGGTTCCCCTGGTTAAAGCGGTCGGGGCCGGCAGCGAAACCCTGATGGTGTTCGGGCATCCCCGGCGCCCGGCACCTGCAGCCGAACCCCTGCTGCCGCTGCCGGCGGGAACCCCGCTGCCGTCCAGCCTGCATCCGGAGGAACCATGA
- the mvaD gene encoding diphosphomevalonate decarboxylase, with product MRVRVQTEPSLALIKYWGKAEGGINLPATTSIAVSLGGLTTTTEAVAAPASSNGPRDTILLDNEAQQDPKIASFLAQFRSRYPQANSLEFTITSSNSFPTAAGIASSSSGFAALALAVSRAAGISLDSSQLSDLARTGSGSAARAVFGGFTSFPAGSPTATRLFDHTHWPQLRILVVMVHSGAKPVGSRDAMERTRLTSPYYEPWVTSSHELVEPTIAAVRNRRLDELGPLMRRSYLSMFGSMLAADPGVVYWLPESVRLIHQAARWRDDGIEVWETMDAGPQVKLITTEDQLPALRQRLQQEFPALSVLEATVGAGPQVTELNGASA from the coding sequence ATGAGGGTGCGGGTACAGACCGAGCCGAGCCTGGCACTGATCAAGTATTGGGGAAAGGCTGAGGGCGGCATCAATCTCCCGGCAACCACCAGCATAGCGGTCAGCCTGGGCGGGCTTACCACCACCACCGAGGCGGTTGCCGCTCCGGCCAGCAGCAACGGCCCGCGCGACACCATCCTGCTGGACAATGAAGCGCAGCAGGATCCCAAGATTGCTTCGTTCCTGGCACAGTTTCGCAGCCGCTACCCCCAGGCAAACAGCCTGGAATTCACGATCACCAGCAGCAACTCCTTTCCGACGGCAGCCGGGATTGCCAGCTCTTCCAGCGGCTTTGCTGCACTGGCGCTGGCTGTATCCCGGGCTGCCGGGATTTCGCTGGACAGTTCGCAGCTTTCCGACCTGGCCCGCACCGGTTCCGGCTCGGCTGCCCGGGCGGTGTTTGGCGGTTTTACCAGCTTTCCGGCCGGTTCCCCGACCGCGACCCGGCTGTTTGACCATACCCACTGGCCGCAGCTGCGTATTCTGGTGGTTATGGTCCACAGCGGTGCCAAGCCTGTCGGCAGCCGGGATGCCATGGAGCGCACCCGCCTGACCTCCCCGTACTATGAACCCTGGGTAACGTCCTCACACGAACTGGTAGAGCCAACGATTGCGGCGGTGCGCAATCGCCGCCTGGATGAGCTGGGTCCGCTGATGCGGCGCAGCTATCTGTCGATGTTCGGCAGCATGCTGGCTGCCGATCCAGGGGTGGTGTACTGGCTGCCGGAAAGTGTCCGGCTGATCCATCAGGCAGCCCGCTGGCGGGACGACGGGATTGAGGTCTGGGAAACCATGGATGCCGGGCCGCAGGTCAAACTGATAACCACCGAAGACCAGCTGCCGGCACTGCGTCAGCGGCTGCAGCAGGAATTCCCGGCGTTATCGGTACTTGAGGCTACGGTTGGCGCCGGGCCGCAGGTCACCGAACTGAACGGAGCATCTGCATGA
- a CDS encoding hydroxymethylglutaryl-CoA reductase, degradative, whose protein sequence is MDYRLPADFRKLTIRERREMLARIYELTPQQLDGSGHEEELLDLADVMVESAAGFVPLPLGVAGGVLIDGREYNIPMATEEPSVIAAATYGAKLIARSGGFTTSIDQPIMTAQVFLEDVPADRAAAVCGGASPDAPAAPKELDALLRSAIDTMLPGMTARGGGYRGCDAALLPETGLLRIQLHIDVRDAMGANILNTAAEGVKPLLQEYCGGRGFMAILTNDAAYRHARAEFRMPLKSLRRRGIDSSTLAERIVRASELAQEDSSRAVTHNKGIMNGVTALAIATGNDTRGLEAAVHRYAARDGRYRGISHYRIEDDALVGSIELPVPLGSVGGAIGFHPVADMAFRILDISSASELGRVAAALGLAQNFAAVSALVSEGIQHGHMRFHAHRLAYQAGARDTEIAPVAAGITETGIFNLETANRVLQQLRSAGPGSSEAAE, encoded by the coding sequence ATGGATTATCGCCTCCCCGCAGATTTTCGAAAGCTTACCATACGCGAGCGGCGCGAGATGCTTGCCCGCATCTACGAACTGACCCCGCAGCAGCTCGATGGCAGCGGCCATGAAGAGGAGCTGCTGGATCTGGCCGATGTCATGGTGGAATCAGCAGCAGGGTTTGTTCCCCTGCCGCTGGGTGTAGCCGGCGGGGTACTGATCGATGGCCGGGAATACAACATCCCGATGGCAACCGAGGAGCCCTCGGTAATTGCGGCTGCTACCTACGGCGCCAAACTGATTGCCCGTTCCGGCGGGTTTACCACCAGCATCGACCAGCCGATCATGACCGCACAGGTATTCCTGGAGGATGTGCCGGCCGATCGTGCCGCGGCTGTGTGCGGGGGGGCTTCCCCGGATGCCCCGGCTGCCCCGAAAGAGCTTGATGCACTGCTGCGCAGCGCCATCGACACCATGCTGCCGGGCATGACCGCTCGTGGCGGGGGTTATCGCGGCTGCGATGCAGCCCTGCTGCCCGAAACCGGCTTGCTGCGGATCCAGCTGCATATTGATGTTCGCGATGCCATGGGGGCCAACATACTGAACACCGCCGCCGAGGGGGTAAAACCGCTGCTGCAGGAGTACTGCGGCGGGCGCGGCTTTATGGCCATCCTGACCAACGATGCCGCCTACCGACACGCCCGGGCAGAGTTCCGCATGCCGCTGAAATCCCTGCGCCGTCGGGGGATTGACAGCAGCACCCTGGCAGAACGCATCGTGCGGGCATCGGAACTGGCACAGGAGGACTCATCCCGGGCCGTAACCCATAACAAGGGGATTATGAACGGGGTCACCGCACTGGCAATTGCAACCGGCAACGACACCCGTGGCCTGGAGGCTGCCGTGCATCGCTACGCCGCCCGCGACGGTCGCTATCGCGGCATCAGTCACTACCGGATCGAGGACGATGCCCTGGTCGGCAGCATCGAGCTGCCGGTCCCGCTTGGCAGCGTTGGCGGGGCTATCGGGTTTCATCCGGTAGCAGATATGGCATTCCGGATTCTGGACATTTCCTCGGCCAGTGAGCTTGGCCGGGTAGCTGCCGCACTGGGGCTGGCGCAAAACTTTGCCGCCGTCTCGGCCCTGGTATCCGAGGGTATCCAGCATGGGCACATGCGGTTTCATGCCCATCGACTGGCTTATCAGGCCGGGGCACGCGATACCGAGATTGCGCCGGTTGCTGCCGGGATTACCGAAACCGGGATTTTCAACCTGGAAACAGCCAACCGGGTGCTGCAGCAGCTGCGTTCTGCAGGACCAGGGTCCAGCGAGGCCGCTGAATGA